The following proteins are encoded in a genomic region of Brachypodium distachyon strain Bd21 chromosome 1, Brachypodium_distachyon_v3.0, whole genome shotgun sequence:
- the LOC100835390 gene encoding C2 and GRAM domain-containing protein At1g03370 isoform X1: MSKLKNSASTVSECSESARRIAVSPMKLLVRVVEARGLPAIHLNGSSDPFVKLQLGKRRAKTAIVKKSLSPVWDEEFSFLVGDVTEELVVSVLNEDKYFSNDLLGRVKVPLSQVMETDDLSLGTTWYQLQPKSKRSKKKCRGEVCLRISLSTRTHVSEESQPVPHPTSDDIASSSDRSIDNRGATLSTTSSYIDLSALASVDQASQSNLERLVGGGVDQPPQSSIEQPVTEPGSAVDNDAMVNPSSMVEVLSRYFFRKPVDAAADMPLVASDAELVEQCQEPQICSEDRESPENAAASSESSLEELLKIMESKDQGCEMPANLANGVLVDESFVTAPAGLNSLLFAPNTDFWPAVAELQGTSGFQIEPWKIDNNDGCLRRTLTYIKAASKLVKAVKATEEQKYLKAAGNSFAVLSIVSTPDVPCGNCFKIEILYCIKPGPQLSSEDQTTHLTVSWRINFIQSTMIKGMIENGAKQGMSEGYAQFSEVLSQRFKVAELDDANSNKDKILASLHTQKEPSWRLVVRFLGNFTFIFSVIIALYIVAHLHLSKSNAMNGLEYFGIDLPDSIGEVVVCTVLILQGQNIKKVTRRFLNAWKQRGSDHGVKAHGDGWLLTVALIEGTGIIAAGSSDLFDLHVVFTCNTKRKTSSIKFHTSDPKWNEIFEFDAMDDPPSRMDVAIHDSNGFDEAPIGHTEVNFLKNNLSDLTDIWLPLDGKCDPARNPKIHLRIFLNNSRGTEVVMNYLAKMGKEVGKKINLRSAQTNSAFRKLFNLPPEEFLIDDFTCHLKRKMPLQGRLFFSPRIIGFYSNIFGHKTKFFFLWEDIDDIQVIPATLSIGSPSLMLILRKDRGSEAKHDAKGTDHLGRLKFHFQSFVSFSDAHRIIMGIWKMRSPVSEQKGEIIEKESELKELQAEESGSLFTHEDVKMSEIFSSVLSVDVESLMEMFSGGQLENKVMQKTGCVDYSPTEWELVYRNIYQRQISYKFDKALSRYGGEASTTQQKYALVNQDGWAIEEVMTLQSVLPGDCFSLQLKYHMANIPPKPNTCNVQVLLGVAWLKSTKQQKKTTKNIMSNTSNRLKELFSEVEKDITSRNGAS, from the exons ATGTCAAAGCTCAAGAACTCGGCGTCCACCGTGTCGGAGTGCTCGGAGAGCGCTCGACGGATTGCCGTCTCGCCGATGAAGCTGCtggtgcgcgtcgtcgaggccAGGGGCCTCCCGGCGATCCACCTCAACGGATCCAGCGACCCCTTCGTCAAGCTGCAGCTGGGGAAGCGCAGGGCCAAGACGGCGATCGTCAAGAAGAGCCTCTCCCCTGTCTGGGACGAGGAGTTCAGCTTCCTCGTCGGGGACGTCACCGAGGAGCTCGTCGTCTCCGTGCTCAACGAGGACAAGTACTTCAGCAACGACCTCCTCGGGAGGGTCAAGGTGCCCCTCTCCCAGGTCATGGAGACCGACGATCTCTCGCTCGGGACCACATGGTACCAGCTCCAGCCCAAGAGCAAGAGGTCCAAGAAGAAATGCCGCG GGGAAGTCTGCCTGCGCATATCCTTGTCAACACGGACGCATGTGTCTGAAGAATCACAGCCTGTACCGCATCCCACTTCAGATGATATAGCGTCCAGTTCAGATAGGTCAATTGACAACAGAGGTGCAACTTTGTCAACCACAAGTAGCTATATTGACCTGTCAGCCCTTGCTAGCGTAGACCAGGCATCGCAGAGCAATTTGGAACGACTAGTGGGTGGCGGTGTGGACCAACCACCCCAGAGCAGCATTGAACAACCAGTCACTGAACCTGGATCAGCTGTTGATAATGATGCAATGGTGAATCCATCGTCGATGGTAGAGGTTTTGTCTCGCTATTTCTTTCGGAAACCtgtcgatgctgctgctgatatGCCTTTGGTTGCGTCGGACGCTGAGTTGGTGGAGCAGTGCCAAGAGCCACAAATATGCTCTGAAGATCGTGAAAGTCCTGAGAATGCTGCTGCATCGTCCGAATCAAGCCTGGAGGAGCTGCTGAAAATCATGGAATCCAAAGACCAAGGCTGTGAAATGCCAGCGAACTTGGCTAATGGAGTTCTAGTTGATGAATCTTTTGTCACTGCACCTGCTGGATTGAATTCCCTCTTGTTTGCTCCAAATACAGATTTCTGGCCAGCAGTCGCAGAACTTCAAGGTACAAGTGGGTTTCAGATTGAACCATGGAAGATCGATAACAATGATGGTTGTTTGCGAAGAACATTAACTTATATAAAAGCTGCGAGTAAGTTGGTTAAAGCTGTGAAAGCCACAGAAGAGCAGAAATACTTGAAGGCAGCTGGGAATTCTTTCGCTGTTCTGTCTATTGTTAGCACACCTGACGTTCCTTGTGGCAATTGTTTCAAGATAGAGATATTGTACTGTATAAAACCAGGTCCCCAGTTATCATCTGAAGATCAAACAACACATCTTACTGTAAGTTGGCGGATCAACTTTATTCAGAGCACAATGATAAAAGGAATGATCGAGAATGGTGCAAAACAAGGCATGTCGGAAGGTTACGCACAATTTTCTGAAGTACTGTCCCAAAGGTTTAAAGTAGCTGAGCTTGATGATGCTAATTCAAACAAAGACAAGATTTTAGCATCACTACATACACAAAAAGAACCGAGCTGGAGGCTGGTTGTCCGCTTCCTTGGGAACTTTACATTCATATTCTCTGTTATCATAGCGCTCTATATTGTAGCCCACCTTCATTTATCAAAGTCCAATGCGATGAATGGGCTTGAATATTTTGGCATTGACCTTCCAGATTCAATTGGAGAGGTTGTGGTTTGTACTGTCTTGATCCTTCAGGGACAGAATATCAAGAAAGTAACAAGGCGATTTTTAAATGCATGGAAACAAAGAG GTAGTGATCATGGAGTCAAAGCTCATGGGGATGGTTGGTTACTGACTGTTGCACTTATTGAGGGCACTGGTATAATAGCTGCTGGTTCATCTGACTTATTTGATCTCCATGTCGTTTTTACTTGCAACACAAAGAGGAAAACAAGCTCAATTAAGTTCCATACATCTGATCCAAAATGGAATG AGATATTCGAATTTGATGCGATGGATGATCCACCATCGAGAATGGATGTGGCTATTCATGATTCTAATGGATTCGATGAAGCTCCCATTGGTCACACGGAGGTGAACTTTCTGAAGAACAATTTGTCAGATTTAACTGACATATGGCTTCCTCTTGATGGGAAGTGTGATCCAGCAAGAAACCCTAAGATACACTTAAGAATATTCTTAAACAACTCAAGAGGAACTGAAGTTGTTATGAATTACCTGGCAAAGATGGGGAAAGAAGTCGGTAAGAAG ATAAATTTGCGCTCAGCCCAAACAAATTCAGCATTTCGGAAGCTCTTTAACCTCCCTCCTGAAGAGTTTCTAATTGATGATTTCACCTGCCATTTGAAACGAAAGATGCCACTTCAG ggACGCCTCTTTTTCTCTCCAAGAATAATTGGATTCTACTCTAATATATTTGGTCACAAGaccaagtttttctttttgtgggaAGACATTGATGATATCCAGGTTATCCCTGCTACACTGTCGATCGGTAGCCCATCCTTGATGCTCATTCTTAGAAAGGATAGAGGATCAGAAGCAAAACATGATGCCAAGGGAACAGACCATCTTGGAAGACTCAAGTTCCATTTTCAGTCTTTTGTTTCATTCAGTGATGCCCACAG AATAATCATGGGGATTTGGAAAATGCGATCACCGGTCTCAGAACAGAAGGGGGAGATAATTGAAAAGGAGTCTGAACTGAAAGAACTCCAGGCCGAAGAATCTGGATCCTTATTTACCCATGAAGATGTCAAAATGTCTGAAATATTCTCGTCAGTTCTTTCTGTTGAT GTTGAGTCCTTGATGGAGATGTTTTCAGGAGGTCAGCTGGAAAACAAAGTGATGCAAAAGACTGGTTGTGTGGACTACTCGCCCACAGAATGGGAGCTTGTATACAGAAATATATACCAGCGGCAAATCAGCTACAAGTTTGACAAAGCATTATCTCGATATGGAGGAGAAGCAAGCACCACCCAGCAGAAGTATGCTCTAGTGAACCAAGATGGCTGGGCAATTGAAGAGGTGATGACCCTCCAAAGTGTTCTACCTGGGGACTGCTTCAGT CTCCAGCTGAAGTATCATATGGCGAACATACCGCCAAAACCAAACACCTGCAATGTGCAGGTTTTGTTGGGGGTTGCCTGGTTAAAGAGCACCAAGCAACAAAAGAAGACCACAAAGAATATCATGTCCAATACCTCGAATAGATTAAAGGAGCTCTTTTCTGAAGTTGAAAAGGATATTACGTCAAGAAACG GTGCAAGCTAA
- the LOC100835701 gene encoding 26S proteasome regulatory subunit S10B homolog B isoform X2 has product MAEGEEAANALRRLVITEYRKKLLACRELETKVRTVIVKASSGPRYVVGCRSKVDKEKLTAGTRVVLDMTTLTIMRTLPREVDPVVYNMLHEDPGNVSYSAVGGLSDQIRELRESIELPLMNPELFLRVGIKPPKGVLLYGPPGTGKTLLARAIASNIDANFLKIVSSAIIDKYIGESARLIREIFNYAREHQPCIIFMDEIDAIGGRRFSEGTSADREIQRTLMELLNQLDGFDELGKVKMIMATNRPDVLDPALLRPGRLDRKIEIPLPNEQSRMEVLKIHASGIAKHGEIDYEAVVKLAEGFNGADLRNVCTEAGMAAIRAERDYVIHEDFMKAVRKLNDAKKLESSAHYSADFGKE; this is encoded by the exons ATGGCCGAGGGCGAGGAAGCCGCCAACGCTCTCCGGCGCCTTGTAATCACCGAGTACCGGAAGAAGCTCCTGGCCTGCCGCGAGCTGGAGACGAAAGTCCGCACTG TTATCGTCAAAGCCAGTAGTGGGCCACGTTATGTAGTTGGCTGCAGAAGCAAAGTTGACAAGGAAAAGCTGACAGCTGGAACACGTGTTGTTCTTGACATGACAACTTTAACCATCATGCGCACTCTGCCACGTGAG GTTGATCCTGTGGTCTATAACATGCTACATGAAGACCCGGGCAATGTCAGTTACTCAGCTGTAGGTGGATTATCGGATCAAATAAGGGAACTGCGGGAATCCATCGAGTTACCCCTTATGAATCCAGAATTGTTTCTTCGCGTAGGGATAAAACCTCCAAAG GGCGTTCTGCTCTATGGCCCACCTGGAACGGGGAAGACGTTGCTTGCTAGAGCTATTGCTAGCAACATTGATGCCAACTTTTTAAAG ATTGTTTCAAGTGCTATCATCGACAAGTATATTGGTGAAAGTGCTCGTCTTATAAGAGAAATTTTTAACTATGCACGTGAGCACCAA CCATGCATTATTTTCATGGATGAAATTGATGCCATTGGTGGCCGAAGATTCAGTGAGGGCACTAGCGCTGACCGTGAAATACAACGGACGTTGATGGAGCTCCTAAATCAGTTAGATGGATTTGATGAGCTTGGGAAG GTCAAGATGATTATGGCAACAAACCGTCCTGATGTCCTGGATCCTGCACTACTTCGTCCTGGACGCCTAGACCGAAAGATAGAGATTCCATTGCCAAATGAGCAGTCCAGGATGGAGGTCCTGAAAATCCACGCATCTGGTATCGCCAAGCATGGCGAAATTGATTATGAGGCTGTGGTTAAGCTCGCCGAG GGCTTCAATGGTGCTGATCTGCGCAATGTCTGCACTGAAGCTGGCATGGCCGCCATTCGAGCAGAGCGTGACTACGTCATCCATGAAGACTTCATGAAG GCAGTGCGGAAGTTAAATGATGCCAAGAAGCTCGAGTCTAGCGCGCACTACAGCGCTGACTTCGGCAAGGAGTAA
- the LOC100835390 gene encoding C2 and GRAM domain-containing protein At1g03370 isoform X2: MSKLKNSASTVSECSESARRIAVSPMKLLVRVVEARGLPAIHLNGSSDPFVKLQLGKRRAKTAIVKKSLSPVWDEEFSFLVGDVTEELVVSVLNEDKYFSNDLLGRVKVPLSQVMETDDLSLGTTWYQLQPKSKRSKKKCRGEVCLRISLSTRTHVSEESQPVPHPTSDDIASSSDRSIDNRGATLSTTSSYIDLSALASVDQASQSNLERLVGGGVDQPPQSSIEQPVTEPGSAVDNDAMVNPSSMVEVLSRYFFRKPVDAAADMPLVASDAELVEQCQEPQICSEDRESPENAAASSESSLEELLKIMESKDQGCEMPANLANGVLVDESFVTAPAGLNSLLFAPNTDFWPAVAELQGTSGFQIEPWKIDNNDGCLRRTLTYIKAASKLVKAVKATEEQKYLKAAGNSFAVLSIVSTPDVPCGNCFKIEILYCIKPGPQLSSEDQTTHLTVSWRINFIQSTMIKGMIENGAKQGMSEGYAQFSEVLSQRFKVAELDDANSNKDKILASLHTQKEPSWRLVVRFLGNFTFIFSVIIALYIVAHLHLSKSNAMNGLEYFGIDLPDSIGEVVVCTVLILQGQNIKKVTRRFLNAWKQRGSDHGVKAHGDGWLLTVALIEGTGIIAAGSSDLFDLHVVFTCNTKRKTSSIKFHTSDPKWNEIFEFDAMDDPPSRMDVAIHDSNGFDEAPIGHTEVNFLKNNLSDLTDIWLPLDGKCDPARNPKIHLRIFLNNSRGTEVVMNYLAKMGKEVGKKINLRSAQTNSAFRKLFNLPPEEFLIDDFTCHLKRKMPLQGRLFFSPRIIGFYSNIFGHKTKFFFLWEDIDDIQVIPATLSIGSPSLMLILRKDRGSEAKHDAKGTDHLGRLKFHFQSFVSFSDAHSY; the protein is encoded by the exons ATGTCAAAGCTCAAGAACTCGGCGTCCACCGTGTCGGAGTGCTCGGAGAGCGCTCGACGGATTGCCGTCTCGCCGATGAAGCTGCtggtgcgcgtcgtcgaggccAGGGGCCTCCCGGCGATCCACCTCAACGGATCCAGCGACCCCTTCGTCAAGCTGCAGCTGGGGAAGCGCAGGGCCAAGACGGCGATCGTCAAGAAGAGCCTCTCCCCTGTCTGGGACGAGGAGTTCAGCTTCCTCGTCGGGGACGTCACCGAGGAGCTCGTCGTCTCCGTGCTCAACGAGGACAAGTACTTCAGCAACGACCTCCTCGGGAGGGTCAAGGTGCCCCTCTCCCAGGTCATGGAGACCGACGATCTCTCGCTCGGGACCACATGGTACCAGCTCCAGCCCAAGAGCAAGAGGTCCAAGAAGAAATGCCGCG GGGAAGTCTGCCTGCGCATATCCTTGTCAACACGGACGCATGTGTCTGAAGAATCACAGCCTGTACCGCATCCCACTTCAGATGATATAGCGTCCAGTTCAGATAGGTCAATTGACAACAGAGGTGCAACTTTGTCAACCACAAGTAGCTATATTGACCTGTCAGCCCTTGCTAGCGTAGACCAGGCATCGCAGAGCAATTTGGAACGACTAGTGGGTGGCGGTGTGGACCAACCACCCCAGAGCAGCATTGAACAACCAGTCACTGAACCTGGATCAGCTGTTGATAATGATGCAATGGTGAATCCATCGTCGATGGTAGAGGTTTTGTCTCGCTATTTCTTTCGGAAACCtgtcgatgctgctgctgatatGCCTTTGGTTGCGTCGGACGCTGAGTTGGTGGAGCAGTGCCAAGAGCCACAAATATGCTCTGAAGATCGTGAAAGTCCTGAGAATGCTGCTGCATCGTCCGAATCAAGCCTGGAGGAGCTGCTGAAAATCATGGAATCCAAAGACCAAGGCTGTGAAATGCCAGCGAACTTGGCTAATGGAGTTCTAGTTGATGAATCTTTTGTCACTGCACCTGCTGGATTGAATTCCCTCTTGTTTGCTCCAAATACAGATTTCTGGCCAGCAGTCGCAGAACTTCAAGGTACAAGTGGGTTTCAGATTGAACCATGGAAGATCGATAACAATGATGGTTGTTTGCGAAGAACATTAACTTATATAAAAGCTGCGAGTAAGTTGGTTAAAGCTGTGAAAGCCACAGAAGAGCAGAAATACTTGAAGGCAGCTGGGAATTCTTTCGCTGTTCTGTCTATTGTTAGCACACCTGACGTTCCTTGTGGCAATTGTTTCAAGATAGAGATATTGTACTGTATAAAACCAGGTCCCCAGTTATCATCTGAAGATCAAACAACACATCTTACTGTAAGTTGGCGGATCAACTTTATTCAGAGCACAATGATAAAAGGAATGATCGAGAATGGTGCAAAACAAGGCATGTCGGAAGGTTACGCACAATTTTCTGAAGTACTGTCCCAAAGGTTTAAAGTAGCTGAGCTTGATGATGCTAATTCAAACAAAGACAAGATTTTAGCATCACTACATACACAAAAAGAACCGAGCTGGAGGCTGGTTGTCCGCTTCCTTGGGAACTTTACATTCATATTCTCTGTTATCATAGCGCTCTATATTGTAGCCCACCTTCATTTATCAAAGTCCAATGCGATGAATGGGCTTGAATATTTTGGCATTGACCTTCCAGATTCAATTGGAGAGGTTGTGGTTTGTACTGTCTTGATCCTTCAGGGACAGAATATCAAGAAAGTAACAAGGCGATTTTTAAATGCATGGAAACAAAGAG GTAGTGATCATGGAGTCAAAGCTCATGGGGATGGTTGGTTACTGACTGTTGCACTTATTGAGGGCACTGGTATAATAGCTGCTGGTTCATCTGACTTATTTGATCTCCATGTCGTTTTTACTTGCAACACAAAGAGGAAAACAAGCTCAATTAAGTTCCATACATCTGATCCAAAATGGAATG AGATATTCGAATTTGATGCGATGGATGATCCACCATCGAGAATGGATGTGGCTATTCATGATTCTAATGGATTCGATGAAGCTCCCATTGGTCACACGGAGGTGAACTTTCTGAAGAACAATTTGTCAGATTTAACTGACATATGGCTTCCTCTTGATGGGAAGTGTGATCCAGCAAGAAACCCTAAGATACACTTAAGAATATTCTTAAACAACTCAAGAGGAACTGAAGTTGTTATGAATTACCTGGCAAAGATGGGGAAAGAAGTCGGTAAGAAG ATAAATTTGCGCTCAGCCCAAACAAATTCAGCATTTCGGAAGCTCTTTAACCTCCCTCCTGAAGAGTTTCTAATTGATGATTTCACCTGCCATTTGAAACGAAAGATGCCACTTCAG ggACGCCTCTTTTTCTCTCCAAGAATAATTGGATTCTACTCTAATATATTTGGTCACAAGaccaagtttttctttttgtgggaAGACATTGATGATATCCAGGTTATCCCTGCTACACTGTCGATCGGTAGCCCATCCTTGATGCTCATTCTTAGAAAGGATAGAGGATCAGAAGCAAAACATGATGCCAAGGGAACAGACCATCTTGGAAGACTCAAGTTCCATTTTCAGTCTTTTGTTTCATTCAGTGATGCCCACAG TTACTAA
- the LOC100835701 gene encoding 26S proteasome regulatory subunit S10B homolog B isoform X1 — translation MAEGEEAANALRRLVITEYRKKLLACRELETKVRTARDSLKKSKKDYEKTEDDLKSLQSVGQIIGEVLRPLDSERFIVKASSGPRYVVGCRSKVDKEKLTAGTRVVLDMTTLTIMRTLPREVDPVVYNMLHEDPGNVSYSAVGGLSDQIRELRESIELPLMNPELFLRVGIKPPKGVLLYGPPGTGKTLLARAIASNIDANFLKIVSSAIIDKYIGESARLIREIFNYAREHQPCIIFMDEIDAIGGRRFSEGTSADREIQRTLMELLNQLDGFDELGKVKMIMATNRPDVLDPALLRPGRLDRKIEIPLPNEQSRMEVLKIHASGIAKHGEIDYEAVVKLAEGFNGADLRNVCTEAGMAAIRAERDYVIHEDFMKAVRKLNDAKKLESSAHYSADFGKE, via the exons ATGGCCGAGGGCGAGGAAGCCGCCAACGCTCTCCGGCGCCTTGTAATCACCGAGTACCGGAAGAAGCTCCTGGCCTGCCGCGAGCTGGAGACGAAAGTCCGCACTG CTAGGGACagcttaaaaaaatcaaagaaggATTACGAAAAAACAGAAGATGACTTAAAGTCCTTACAGAGTGTGGGCCAAATTATTGGGGAAGTACTTAGGCCATTGGACAGTGAAAGAT TTATCGTCAAAGCCAGTAGTGGGCCACGTTATGTAGTTGGCTGCAGAAGCAAAGTTGACAAGGAAAAGCTGACAGCTGGAACACGTGTTGTTCTTGACATGACAACTTTAACCATCATGCGCACTCTGCCACGTGAG GTTGATCCTGTGGTCTATAACATGCTACATGAAGACCCGGGCAATGTCAGTTACTCAGCTGTAGGTGGATTATCGGATCAAATAAGGGAACTGCGGGAATCCATCGAGTTACCCCTTATGAATCCAGAATTGTTTCTTCGCGTAGGGATAAAACCTCCAAAG GGCGTTCTGCTCTATGGCCCACCTGGAACGGGGAAGACGTTGCTTGCTAGAGCTATTGCTAGCAACATTGATGCCAACTTTTTAAAG ATTGTTTCAAGTGCTATCATCGACAAGTATATTGGTGAAAGTGCTCGTCTTATAAGAGAAATTTTTAACTATGCACGTGAGCACCAA CCATGCATTATTTTCATGGATGAAATTGATGCCATTGGTGGCCGAAGATTCAGTGAGGGCACTAGCGCTGACCGTGAAATACAACGGACGTTGATGGAGCTCCTAAATCAGTTAGATGGATTTGATGAGCTTGGGAAG GTCAAGATGATTATGGCAACAAACCGTCCTGATGTCCTGGATCCTGCACTACTTCGTCCTGGACGCCTAGACCGAAAGATAGAGATTCCATTGCCAAATGAGCAGTCCAGGATGGAGGTCCTGAAAATCCACGCATCTGGTATCGCCAAGCATGGCGAAATTGATTATGAGGCTGTGGTTAAGCTCGCCGAG GGCTTCAATGGTGCTGATCTGCGCAATGTCTGCACTGAAGCTGGCATGGCCGCCATTCGAGCAGAGCGTGACTACGTCATCCATGAAGACTTCATGAAG GCAGTGCGGAAGTTAAATGATGCCAAGAAGCTCGAGTCTAGCGCGCACTACAGCGCTGACTTCGGCAAGGAGTAA